Proteins encoded within one genomic window of Micromonospora halotolerans:
- the yczE gene encoding membrane protein YczE — translation MAQIGNLRYRPARRLVQLCVGLALYGISMALMIRSGLGLDPWDVFHQGLARQTHLSFGTVTIAVGALVLLLWIPLRQRPGLGTVSNVVVIGLVVDATLAVLPPGEGLPLRAALLVVGIVANGAATGLYLGAGLGPGPRDGLMTGFTARRPRYSLRLVRTVIEVTVLGLGWLLGGTVGLGTVAYALAIGPLAQLFIPIFAVPAQPAVEPAVPGAPRPAGEAA, via the coding sequence ATGGCACAGATTGGCAATCTCCGGTACCGGCCGGCCCGGCGGCTCGTCCAGCTCTGCGTCGGGCTCGCCCTCTACGGGATCAGCATGGCGCTGATGATCCGGTCCGGCCTCGGGCTCGACCCCTGGGACGTGTTCCACCAGGGGCTCGCCCGGCAGACCCACCTCTCGTTCGGCACGGTCACCATCGCCGTGGGTGCGCTGGTGCTGCTGCTGTGGATCCCGCTGCGGCAGCGCCCCGGCCTCGGCACCGTCAGCAACGTCGTGGTGATCGGGCTGGTCGTCGACGCCACCCTGGCCGTGCTGCCGCCCGGCGAGGGCCTGCCGCTCCGCGCCGCCCTGCTGGTCGTCGGGATCGTCGCCAACGGCGCCGCCACCGGCCTCTACCTGGGCGCCGGGCTCGGCCCCGGCCCGCGCGACGGCCTCATGACCGGCTTCACCGCCCGCCGGCCCCGCTACTCCCTCCGGCTGGTCCGCACCGTCATCGAGGTGACCGTGCTGGGCCTCGGCTGGCTGCTCGGCGGCACCGTGGGTCTCGGCACCGTGGCGTACGCGCTGGCCATCGGGCCGCTCGCCCAGCTGTTCATCCCGATCTTCGCGGTGCCGGCCCAGCCGGCCGTCGAGCCGGCGGTCCCCGGCGCGCCGCGCCCGGCCGGCGAGGCCGCCTGA
- the yczR gene encoding MocR-like transcription factor YczR, whose protein sequence is MTSQVRGVQLARLLGQWHALPGRRRSPDYAALAAAVRGLLADGRLPLGVRLPAERDLAEALRISRTTVTAAYRELRETGHLASRRGAGSWTMLPGTHRVASTGLWTPLDDRDMIDLGVAALSAPPQLVPAARAAAEDLPRYLGGAGYHPTGIIELREAVARGYTERGLPTSPEQIMVTSGTQHALDLVLRLALSPGGGVLVESPTYPNALAALAARRARITTHGLAADGDGWDADLLLGSIRQTRPRLAYVIPEFHNPTGHLMATDLRERLVGAAHAAGTDLVVDESFVDLPLDGTPLPPPVATFDRHSRVISIGGMSKPYWGGLRIGWVRASAPQVQRLAAARVGVDMASPVLDQLVAVHLLAQGPGIVADRRVQLAAQRDALVKAMADRLPDWRVTVPRGGVTLWVELDGPISSALARAAEEVGVRLAPGPRFGLDGTLERFLRLPFTLPAADLVEAVGRLAAVRYDLDRAGRPQWREPSVIA, encoded by the coding sequence ATGACCAGTCAGGTGCGTGGCGTCCAATTGGCTCGGCTCCTCGGGCAGTGGCATGCCCTGCCGGGCCGCCGGCGCAGCCCCGACTACGCGGCGCTCGCCGCCGCGGTCCGCGGCCTGCTCGCCGACGGCCGGCTCCCCCTCGGGGTACGCCTGCCGGCCGAGCGGGACCTGGCCGAGGCGCTGCGGATCAGCCGGACCACGGTCACCGCCGCCTACCGGGAGCTGCGGGAGACCGGCCACCTGGCCAGCCGGCGGGGCGCCGGAAGCTGGACCATGCTCCCGGGCACCCACCGGGTGGCCAGCACCGGGCTCTGGACCCCGCTGGACGACCGGGACATGATCGACCTGGGGGTGGCCGCCCTCTCCGCCCCGCCGCAGCTCGTGCCGGCGGCCCGGGCCGCCGCCGAGGACCTGCCGCGCTACCTCGGCGGGGCCGGCTACCACCCGACCGGCATCATCGAGCTGCGCGAGGCGGTGGCCCGCGGGTACACCGAGCGGGGGCTGCCGACCAGCCCGGAACAGATCATGGTTACCAGCGGCACCCAGCACGCCCTGGACCTCGTGCTGCGGCTGGCCCTGTCGCCCGGCGGCGGGGTGCTGGTGGAGTCGCCCACGTACCCGAACGCCCTCGCCGCGCTCGCGGCCCGCCGGGCCCGGATCACCACCCACGGGCTCGCCGCCGACGGGGACGGCTGGGACGCCGACCTGCTGCTGGGCAGCATCCGGCAGACCCGGCCCAGGCTGGCGTACGTGATCCCCGAGTTCCACAACCCGACCGGCCACCTCATGGCGACCGACCTGCGGGAGCGGCTGGTCGGCGCGGCGCACGCCGCCGGGACCGACCTGGTCGTGGACGAGTCCTTCGTGGACCTGCCGCTGGACGGCACCCCGCTGCCGCCGCCGGTGGCCACCTTCGACCGGCATTCCCGGGTGATCAGCATCGGCGGCATGAGCAAGCCGTACTGGGGTGGCCTGCGGATCGGCTGGGTCCGGGCCTCCGCGCCGCAGGTGCAGCGGCTGGCCGCCGCCCGCGTCGGCGTCGACATGGCCAGCCCCGTGCTCGACCAGCTCGTCGCGGTGCACCTGCTGGCCCAGGGGCCGGGCATCGTGGCCGACCGTCGGGTCCAGCTCGCCGCCCAGCGGGACGCCCTGGTCAAGGCGATGGCCGACCGGCTGCCCGACTGGCGGGTCACCGTGCCGCGCGGCGGCGTGACGCTCTGGGTGGAGCTGGACGGCCCGATCTCCAGCGCGCTGGCCCGGGCCGCCGAGGAGGTCGGCGTACGCCTGGCGCCCGGACCCCGGTTCGGCCTGGACGGCACGCTGGAGCGGTTCCTGCGGCTGCCCTTCACCCTGCCCGCCGCGGACCTGGTGGAGGCCGTCGGCCGGCTCGCCGCGGTCCGCTACGACCTGGACCGGGCCGGCCGCCCGCAGTGGCGGGAGCCCTCCGTCATCGCCTGA